The following are from one region of the Nicotiana tomentosiformis chromosome 7, ASM39032v3, whole genome shotgun sequence genome:
- the LOC138896032 gene encoding uncharacterized protein, translated as MVPAPISPPPTHPSRGGGQAVRGGGQAIRGGGQSVRGHPRGGGQSDGAQPPFYAFLARPEADSSNAVITGIVTVCHRYASILFDLGSTYSYVSSYFASYMVMPRDSLIAFVYVSTFVGDSIMVDHVYRSCVVSIGSYETMVDLLLLDMVDSDVILGMDWLSPYYAILDCHAKTVTLSMPKLPRLEWRGTSGHSTSRVNSYMKARCMVENGCLVYLAYIYDPSAEVPSMDSVLVVRKFPEVFPIDLSGKPPDRDIDLCIDLVPGTQPISTTPYCMDPVELKELK; from the coding sequence atggttccggcaccgatTTCTCCACCGCCCACCCACCCATCTAGAGGCgggggtcaggcagttagaggtggtggtcaggccattagaggtggaggtcagtcagttagaggccatccGAGAGGCGGAGGTCAGAGTGATGGGGCTCAACCCCCTTTTTATGCATTTCTAGCCAGACCTGAGGCAGATTCATCTAatgcagtcatcacaggtattgttacGGTTTGCCATAGATATGcctcaattttatttgatttgggctctacttattcatacgtgtcatcatattttgcttcatatatggttatgcctcgtgattctttgattgcttttgtatatgtgtccacgtttgtgggagattctattatggtggatcatGTTTATCGCTCATGTGTGGTTTCTATTGGGAGCTATGAGACTAtggtagaccttctacttcttgatatggtagattctGACGTGatcttaggcatggattggttgtcaccttattatgctattttggactgtcacgccaagactgtgacattatCCATGCCAAAGTTGCCTCGattggagtggagagggactTCTGGTCATTCCACTAGTAGAGTCAATTCATATATGAAGGCTCGATGTATGGTCGAGAACGGGTGTCTAGTATATTTGGCATATATCTATGatcctagtgcggaggttccttccatggattcagtactagTTGTGCGCAaatttccagaggtgtttcctatagaTTTGTCGGGGAAgccacctgacagagatattgatttatgcattgacttggttccgggcactcagcccatttctaccaCACCATACTGTATGGACccagttgagttgaaagaattgaagtag